The Candidatus Abyssobacteria bacterium SURF_5 genomic interval AACTATAATAACGATTTAAATATGGTCTCTGTCCCCATATTTTCAGCTCAGCATTTCGAGGAAGGCTTCGATGCGGGTCCTGATTTGTTCGCGGTTGCCGGGCGAGTAATCGGCTTCGCATCTGAGCGCCGGGATACGCATTCGCTGCAATTCGGGCTGGATCATCACCCAGTCGAGCGTATGGGGATCGCAGAATTTTACCGAGTAATAGATCAGGCCGGTTGCGTTCGTTTGGCGCACCAGTTCCAGAAGATGATCGATCCGTTTTCCCGTCGTGTTCATTCGAGCGCAGGGGAGGCGCCGGATATAGCGCTCGGCGATTTGCAGGAGCGGGTCGCCGTCGGTCCGGACCAGGCCGCCAAAATATCTGCTGCCGCAGCAGAGGTCATCCGCGACAACATGTCCGCCGGCAGCTTCAATGGTTTCGACGATCCACATGTCGTCGAGCACTCCGCCGGAAAGGACCACGCGCGCGCCTTCTCGAGAGGCGGGATTGGATTCTCGCAATTGTTGAAGCCTTCCCCGCCATGCTCTGTTGAATTCTTTCTTATCGGATGCCATCGACTGCCGCAGGATGCGGTAGTATTGCGAGGCGACGATGCCGGTTGGTGCGCGGCGAAGCTCGTCGAGTTCGCTGAGGATCAGACGCGTCTCGTTTGTTATCGCGATCGCCCGCAGAAGGTTGTCGTCGTTTAGATTATTGCCGCTGTATGTGCGCAAGGCCGGCGTGAACGCTTGCAGTTCGGCATGGAAGAATTGAACCGCATCCTCATTGACTTCGTGCGGGAGCGCGAGGATATGAGAGAATTGAACGGGAAGGAAATGGCGGCAGGCATCGAACAGGCGCCTCATCGCGTCGCACGAGTCGATCCCGACAACGCCTGCAAAGGAATTGGGATTGTTGAGAAGCGAGCCGAAGCACGCGCGCACGAATGCGCAGAGGTTCGGATGCAGATACGTGTCGGCTGCCGCCATGCCGGCTGCATCCCCGAGAATGCGCCTGCTTTCGAGGCCTGCGGCGAGGATCAATTCCTCAGGGGTATACGTGCAGAACCAACCGATGACCGGTTTTTGAGCGCTGTCCGTTTTCACGTCGTTACTCGATTATCGGGGTGCTACAACGGCTATCAGCTTTCTCCTCTATACCTCCAGCAATTTGGCTCATGCCAGGGCGGCGTCTTTCCGATGCTCTGCAGAAAACTTTCCGAGATTTTCGGGCCCATGAAGCTGAACTTTCTTTTCAGTTCCCGATTCATCTCTTCAGGGCTCCCGTTCACCTGTTTCAGATAAGCGGCAAACGAGCCGTATTCCGAGATGATTTTCTGGACCCGTTTCGCGTTTTCGATTGTGGCCGTGATTTTGAGCCGGTTTCTAATGATGCCTTTATCGTTTAACAGCCGTAATATATCTTTTTCCGTGAACGCCGCCACTTTCTTGATTGAAAAGTTCGCGAATGCCCGCCTCAGCGCCTCGCGCTTGTGGAGGATGAGGCGCCAACTCAAGCCGGCCTGGAATATCTCGAGGGATAATCGTTCGAACAGGTCGTCATCCCGCTCGAGCGGCACGCCGAATTCTTCATCATGGTATTGAATGGCGAGCGGATCATCCTTGGTCCATGAGCATCGTATCTTTGGCATATGCGTCTCCGCTTGATGAAGCAATGACAGGGGTGAACTCAGTGCGGGC includes:
- a CDS encoding 2-hydroxyacyl-CoA dehydratase codes for the protein MKTDSAQKPVIGWFCTYTPEELILAAGLESRRILGDAAGMAAADTYLHPNLCAFVRACFGSLLNNPNSFAGVVGIDSCDAMRRLFDACRHFLPVQFSHILALPHEVNEDAVQFFHAELQAFTPALRTYSGNNLNDDNLLRAIAITNETRLILSELDELRRAPTGIVASQYYRILRQSMASDKKEFNRAWRGRLQQLRESNPASREGARVVLSGGVLDDMWIVETIEAAGGHVVADDLCCGSRYFGGLVRTDGDPLLQIAERYIRRLPCARMNTTGKRIDHLLELVRQTNATGLIYYSVKFCDPHTLDWVMIQPELQRMRIPALRCEADYSPGNREQIRTRIEAFLEMLS
- a CDS encoding DNA-3-methyladenine glycosylase I, which gives rise to MPKIRCSWTKDDPLAIQYHDEEFGVPLERDDDLFERLSLEIFQAGLSWRLILHKREALRRAFANFSIKKVAAFTEKDILRLLNDKGIIRNRLKITATIENAKRVQKIISEYGSFAAYLKQVNGSPEEMNRELKRKFSFMGPKISESFLQSIGKTPPWHEPNCWRYRGES